One genomic segment of Arachis duranensis cultivar V14167 chromosome 4, aradu.V14167.gnm2.J7QH, whole genome shotgun sequence includes these proteins:
- the LOC107485505 gene encoding BON1-associated protein 2, giving the protein MDARCPVRTLELTVQSVEGLRLDRKPATTKNNLFVVVRAESINSYTTCMAKEDDTNNNLTWNHKLDVDVPLHASSITLEVKSKTLKGVKDVGIARVAVSEFMGGFGSVPQHCLQFLSYRLRDWEGRRNGVLNFSVRVVNSPEYFYTNNLSGTNGDLTNSFK; this is encoded by the exons ATGGATGCAAGGTGCCCAGTAAGAACACTGGAACTCACGGTCCAATCAGTAGAAGGACTCCGACTGGACCGCAAGCCCGCCACCACGAAAAATAATCTCTTCGTGGTGGTTAGGGCAGAGTCCATAAACAGCTACACCACATGCATGGCGAAAGAAGATGATACAAACAACAACCTTACGTGGAATCACAAATTGGATGTCGATGTTCCGTTGCATGCAAGTTCCATAACGTTGGAGGTGAAGTCCAAGACATTGAAGGGTGTCAAAGACGTTGGAATTGCAAGGGTTGCGGTTTCGGAATTCATGGGTGGTTTTGGTAGTGTTCCACAACATTGCTTGCAGTTTTTGAGCTATAGGTTGAGGGATTGGGAAGGAAGGCGCAATGGTGTGCTTAATTTCTCCGTTAGGGTGGTGAATTCACCGGAATAT TTTTACACAAATAATTTGAGTGGAACTAATGGTGACCTCACTAATTCCTTTAAGTAA
- the LOC107485489 gene encoding ABC transporter G family member 9-like isoform X2: MTLRVAKSMDLQLDIETEATHHANLPVLLKFYDVVYKTKPEKERFIENTKVEGKTILKGVSGIVQPGEILAMLGPSGSGKTTLLTALGGRLGGKLSGNITYNGKTFSNAMKRLTGFVTQDDVLYPHLTVTETLIFTARLRLPSSRFTKEEKIMQAKNVIDQLGLTECKDSMIGGPCLRGVSGGERKRVSIGQEMLINPSLLLLDEPTSGLDSTTAQKIVSTLSELASDGEKTIVMTIHQPSSRIYYLFHKVLLLSEGNLMYFGMGSEAVKYFSSIDYAPSMDMNPSDFLLDLANGIYTGQPNEDHTLNKKKLISSYKEHFSDTIEPMFHEKCDFDKNEDRFEDEKSFGTWPTSWWQQFFLLLRRDVKERRHESFSCILIFEVIAAAIITGLVWYKSDISHLQDQLGLLYNMINFWFAFPLYRAIFTFPQERPMLEKERSSGLKVNAVNFLCTLSTVLLHVLVAQGVGLAIGAIVMDMKSVTTLAAIIMLIFMLSAGYFVQHLPKFMAWLKYISPSYYTYLLLIGSQYKSSETYPCSNSNGECSVAEFPMIRTQMVLDMKEQAMAALALVIMLIGYRIVAYIALLRIGVTKNKA; the protein is encoded by the exons ATGACTCTGAGGGTTGCTAAGAGCATGGATCTCCAGTTAGATATAGAGACTGAAGCTACTCACCATGCAAATCTGCCTGTACTTCTCAAG TTCTATGATGTTGTTTATAAAACTAAGCCAGAGAAAGAGAGATTCATAGAGAACACAAAGGTGGAAGGAAAAACAATACTGAAAGGTGTTTCAGGCATTGTTCAACCAGGTGAAATTCTAGCCATGTTAGGCCCATCAGGGAGCGGCAAAACAACTCTCCTAACAGCATTAGGAGGCAGACTTGGAGGAAAACTCTCTGGAAACATAACTTACAATGGCAAAACTTTCTCGAATGCAATGAAGCGTCTTACCGGCTTTGTTACTCAAGATGATGTTCTGTATCCTCATCTAACTGTCACCGAGACTCTAATCTTCACCGCGCGTCTTAGATTGCCAAGTAGTAGGttcaccaaagaagaaaaaataatgcaAGCAAAAAATGTGATAGATCAACTAGGCTTAACCGAATGCAAAGATAGCATGATTGGAGGGCCATGTTTGAGAGGTGTTTCTGGGGGAGAGAGGAAAAGGGTTAGTATTGGTCAAGAAATGTTAATAAATCCAAGCTTGTTGCTTTTGGATGAACCAACCTCTGGCTTAGATTCGACGACGGCGCAAAAAATTGTATCAACTTTGTCTGAGCTAGCAAGTGATGGAGAGAAAACTATTGTGATGACAATACACCAACCTTCTAGTAGGATATACTACTTGTTTCACAAGGTCTTACTCTTATCAGAAGGGAACCTTATGTATTTTGGAATGGGTTCAGAAGCTGTTAAATACTTCTCAAGCATTGACTATGCTCCTTCTATGGACATGAATCCTTCTGACTTCCTACTTGATCTTGCAAACG GTATATACACCGGTCAACCGAATGAGGACCATAccttaaacaagaagaaactgaTTTCTTCCTACAAGGAACACTTTAGTGACACAATAGAACCAATGTTTCATGAAAAGTGTGACTTTGATAAAAATGAAGATAGATTTGAAGATGAAAAAAGCTTTGGGACTTGGCCTACCAGCTGGTGGCAGCAATTCTTTCTGCTGCTAAGAAGAGATGTCAAAGAGAGAAGACATGAATCATTCTCTTGCATTCTAATTTTTGAAGTTATTGCAGCTGCCATTATTACAGGACTAGTTTGGTACAAGTCTGATATTTCTCACTTGCAGGATCAg CTTGGACTTTTATACAACATGATTAACTTCTGGTTCGCCTTCCCTCTCTACCGAGCAATATTCACCTTTCCCCAAGAAAGACCAATGTTGGAGAAAGAAAGATCCTCCG GTCTGAAAGTGAATGCAGTTAACTTCTTGTGCACGCTATCTACCGTCTTACTCCACGTGTTAGTCGCACAAGGGGTCGGCCTTGCCATCGGCGCCATTGTGATGGATATGAAATCTGTGACCACATTGGCTGCAATAATCATGCTAATTTTCATGCTATCAGCTGGATACTTTGTTCAACATTTACCAAAATTTATGGCATGGTTGAAGTATATTTCCCCAAGTTACTACACATACCTGCTATTGATAGGATCTCAGTATAAATCTAGTGAGACATACCCATGCTCTAACAGTAATGGTGAGTGTTCAGTTGCAGAATTTCCTATGATAAGAACACAAATGGTGCTTGATATGAAAGAGCAAGCCATGGCTGCATTGGCTCTAGTTATAATGCTTATAGGTTATAGAATTGTGGCTTATATTGCACTATTGAGGATTGGAGTGACAAAGAACAAGGCTTAA
- the LOC107485489 gene encoding ABC transporter G family member 9-like isoform X1: MTLRVAKSMDLQLDIETEATHHANLPVLLKFYDVVYKTKPEKERFIENTKVEGKTILKGVSGIVQPGEILAMLGPSGSGKTTLLTALGGRLGGKLSGNITYNGKTFSNAMKRLTGFVTQDDVLYPHLTVTETLIFTARLRLPSSRFTKEEKIMQAKNVIDQLGLTECKDSMIGGPCLRGVSGGERKRVSIGQEMLINPSLLLLDEPTSGLDSTTAQKIVSTLSELASDGEKTIVMTIHQPSSRIYYLFHKVLLLSEGNLMYFGMGSEAVKYFSSIDYAPSMDMNPSDFLLDLANGIYTGQPNEDHTLNKKKLISSYKEHFSDTIEPMFHEKCDFDKNEDRFEDEKSFGTWPTSWWQQFFLLLRRDVKERRHESFSCILIFEVIAAAIITGLVWYKSDISHLQDQLGLLYNMINFWFAFPLYRAIFTFPQERPMLEKERSSGMYRLSSYLMAKSVADLPIELVLPTAYLIITYWMTGLKVNAVNFLCTLSTVLLHVLVAQGVGLAIGAIVMDMKSVTTLAAIIMLIFMLSAGYFVQHLPKFMAWLKYISPSYYTYLLLIGSQYKSSETYPCSNSNGECSVAEFPMIRTQMVLDMKEQAMAALALVIMLIGYRIVAYIALLRIGVTKNKA, encoded by the exons ATGACTCTGAGGGTTGCTAAGAGCATGGATCTCCAGTTAGATATAGAGACTGAAGCTACTCACCATGCAAATCTGCCTGTACTTCTCAAG TTCTATGATGTTGTTTATAAAACTAAGCCAGAGAAAGAGAGATTCATAGAGAACACAAAGGTGGAAGGAAAAACAATACTGAAAGGTGTTTCAGGCATTGTTCAACCAGGTGAAATTCTAGCCATGTTAGGCCCATCAGGGAGCGGCAAAACAACTCTCCTAACAGCATTAGGAGGCAGACTTGGAGGAAAACTCTCTGGAAACATAACTTACAATGGCAAAACTTTCTCGAATGCAATGAAGCGTCTTACCGGCTTTGTTACTCAAGATGATGTTCTGTATCCTCATCTAACTGTCACCGAGACTCTAATCTTCACCGCGCGTCTTAGATTGCCAAGTAGTAGGttcaccaaagaagaaaaaataatgcaAGCAAAAAATGTGATAGATCAACTAGGCTTAACCGAATGCAAAGATAGCATGATTGGAGGGCCATGTTTGAGAGGTGTTTCTGGGGGAGAGAGGAAAAGGGTTAGTATTGGTCAAGAAATGTTAATAAATCCAAGCTTGTTGCTTTTGGATGAACCAACCTCTGGCTTAGATTCGACGACGGCGCAAAAAATTGTATCAACTTTGTCTGAGCTAGCAAGTGATGGAGAGAAAACTATTGTGATGACAATACACCAACCTTCTAGTAGGATATACTACTTGTTTCACAAGGTCTTACTCTTATCAGAAGGGAACCTTATGTATTTTGGAATGGGTTCAGAAGCTGTTAAATACTTCTCAAGCATTGACTATGCTCCTTCTATGGACATGAATCCTTCTGACTTCCTACTTGATCTTGCAAACG GTATATACACCGGTCAACCGAATGAGGACCATAccttaaacaagaagaaactgaTTTCTTCCTACAAGGAACACTTTAGTGACACAATAGAACCAATGTTTCATGAAAAGTGTGACTTTGATAAAAATGAAGATAGATTTGAAGATGAAAAAAGCTTTGGGACTTGGCCTACCAGCTGGTGGCAGCAATTCTTTCTGCTGCTAAGAAGAGATGTCAAAGAGAGAAGACATGAATCATTCTCTTGCATTCTAATTTTTGAAGTTATTGCAGCTGCCATTATTACAGGACTAGTTTGGTACAAGTCTGATATTTCTCACTTGCAGGATCAg CTTGGACTTTTATACAACATGATTAACTTCTGGTTCGCCTTCCCTCTCTACCGAGCAATATTCACCTTTCCCCAAGAAAGACCAATGTTGGAGAAAGAAAGATCCTCCGGTATGTACAGACTCTCCTCATACTTAATGGCAAAGTCGGTGGCGGATCTTCCAATTGAGCTTGTCCTTCCAACTGCATACCTCATCATAACCTATTGGATGACAGGTCTGAAAGTGAATGCAGTTAACTTCTTGTGCACGCTATCTACCGTCTTACTCCACGTGTTAGTCGCACAAGGGGTCGGCCTTGCCATCGGCGCCATTGTGATGGATATGAAATCTGTGACCACATTGGCTGCAATAATCATGCTAATTTTCATGCTATCAGCTGGATACTTTGTTCAACATTTACCAAAATTTATGGCATGGTTGAAGTATATTTCCCCAAGTTACTACACATACCTGCTATTGATAGGATCTCAGTATAAATCTAGTGAGACATACCCATGCTCTAACAGTAATGGTGAGTGTTCAGTTGCAGAATTTCCTATGATAAGAACACAAATGGTGCTTGATATGAAAGAGCAAGCCATGGCTGCATTGGCTCTAGTTATAATGCTTATAGGTTATAGAATTGTGGCTTATATTGCACTATTGAGGATTGGAGTGACAAAGAACAAGGCTTAA